In Legionella israelensis, the genomic window AGATGGTGCCAATAAAAACGACTGTGAACGTAATGCGGCCCTGCGTTTTCTTAATGATCTGAAACGCGAGCACCCTCATTTAAAGCTAATTTTTACAGGGGATGGTCTGTTTTCAAATGCTCCATTCATCAAACGCTTATGTGATGATGATCATTGGTTCATCCTGGTTGCCAAAGAAGGGGATCATAAACATTTGTTTGAAGAGTTTAATGCATTGCCTCGAGCTACTCATGAAGTGAGAGAAGGCAAAATAACTCATCGTTTTAGTTGGTCAAATCAAATTGCAATTAATGATACTCACCTTGATTGTATAGTGAACGTTTTAGAGTATTGGGAGGTGCATGATAATGGTAAAAAACAGCGTTGGGTTTGGGTAACCAATATTCCCTTAACTGAAAAGAATGCTTACAAAATTATGAGAGGAGGACGGGCACGACATAAGATAGAAAATGAAACGTTTAATACATTAAAAAATCAAGGATATCAGTTTGAGCACAATTTTGGTCATGGTAATAAACATTTGAGCACCGTATTTGCTCATTTGATGATGCTTGCTTTTTTTGTTGATCAGCTGCAGCAGCTTGGCTGTAAACTATTTAAAAAAGCACTTGCAAGATTGCATACTAAGCGCTCGTTATGGGAAAGAAAACGAGCATTATTTTTTGATTTTTTTATCAATAGTATTGAGGACTTATGGTCTGCTTTAGCGTTTGGACATAAGGCATCATTAGCGCCTAATTCATCATAATGCTGCAAGCATCTTTTTGTTATTATATACCGGATTGGATTTGAACTACCTTGTAAATTGATTGTTTTTTAGACTGAATCTAATTTCAGCGCTTGCGCTTGCCCTATAAAAACTGAGCTAATACCGCTTTTTAAAAATTTCTTAGGCGGGAGCCGCTGGCTGAATATGCGATAAATTGACTGTTGACCACCATTTTTATATAGTGCTGTCCATGCCATCAAGCAAATTATATTGCTTAAATTAATTACAATCTGGAGAACGCATGACGAAAAAGAAAGCGACACTTAACATCGAGGGACAAACCCCTATAGAATTACCCGTCTATAGCCCCACTTTGGGAAAAGATGTCATCGATGTTAGTAAATTAGGCACTCATGGTGTTTTTACCTATGACGAAGGATTCATGTCTACGGCCTCTTGTGAATCAAAAATTACTTATATTGATGGCGAAGAGGGTGTGTTGCTTTATCGTGGATACCCTATCGAGCAGTTGGCCGAGAAAAAAGACTTCCTCGATGTCTGCTATTTACTCTTAAACAGCGAACTGCCTACCAATGAGGAAAAAAATAAATTTGTCAATCTGATCAATAACCACACTATGGTTCATCAGCAAATGTATCAATTCTTAAATGGTTTCAGACGAGACGCCCATCCTATGGCCATTATGGTGGGAATTGTTGGTGCTTTATCCGCCTTTTATCATGAATCTATGGATCTGACTAATGAAAATGACAGATACACATCAGCTATACGACTGATTGCAAAAATGCCAACATTAGCCGCAATGAGTCATAAATACTCCATAGGCTTGCCTTACATGTATCCTCAAAACAAAATGTCTTACGCTGAAAATTTTCTGCATATGATGTTTGGCGTGCCCTCAAACGACACGACTCCTGACCCGGTATTAACAAAGGCCATGGATACCATTTTTATCCTTCATGCTGATCATGAGCAAAATGCTTCTACTTCAACGGTCAGGCTTGCTGGTTCAACGGGAGCTAATCCTTTTGCTTGCATTTCGGCCGGGATTGGAGCTTTATGGGGACCTGCTCATGGTGGAGCAAACGAAGCCTGCTTAAATATGCTTTATGAGATAGGCGACAGCAGTAACATCAATAAATACATCAAAAAGGCAAAGGATAAGGATGATCCATTTCGTTTAATGGGTTTTGGACATAGGGTTTATAAAAGCTATGATCCTCGAGCAAAAGTTATGCGTAAAACCTGTCATGATGTTCTAGAGGCTGTAGGCGCACATGAAGAACCTTTATTTAAGTTAGCCATGGAACTCGAACGTATTGCTTTAGAAGATGACTTTTTTATTGAGAAAAAACTTTATCCGAACGTCGATTTTTATTCCGGTCTCACATTGAGCGCCATCGGTATTCCAACCAATATGTTTACCGTGGTATTTGCCTTAGCTCGTACAGTGGGCTGGATGTCTCACTGGATGGAAATGGTCGCCAGCAAATCAAAAATCGGCAGGCCTCGTCAATTATATACAGGCAAAAAGAAAAGGAATGTAGATTAAGCGTTTAAATCATTCCATGTCGACTCCTGTGGCTTTTAGCCACAGGCCTAATGTTTTTTTTTGAGTAATAGCTCAATGGTGATATTAGTAAACGGCTGAGTTTGAGCTCATTTTGAGTCAAGTAAACTTCTTGTTGAAATTATTAGAGTGAGTGAATATCCTCTAAAACCGTTTTTAATGCCCTTTGCCATCCTTCATAATTCCTTTCACTGATTTGTCGCTCTTCATTTCTACGAAATTCTGTTCCAAGCTGCCACATAGTTTTTAATTGCTCTAAATCCGCAAAAACACCTAAACCAAGCGTAGCAAGAATCGCTGTACCATAAGCGGTAGTTTCTATATTAACTGGCCTTTGCACCAACAAATCGCACTGATTAGCCAAAAACTGCAAAAACCAGTTATTAGCGGACATTCCCCCGTCAACCCGTAATAAGCTCATATCAATGTTACTGGCATGTTGCATACATTGTAAAACATCTCTGACCTGGTAACACACACCTTCAAGTGCTGCCCGTGCAAAGTGTGCACGAGCAGAGAGCCTTGAAAGGCCCACAATATTGGCACTCTGCTTTGAAGTCCAATATGGAGCCCCTAAACCGGTAAAAGAAGAAATAAAATACACTCCATCATTGGAAGACAAACTTTTTGCCAATTCTTCAGATTCATCGGCTGTAGCAATTAATTTTAATTCATCACGTAGCCATTTTATGGTTGTACCAGCATGATAAATACTTCCTTCCAATCCATATACAGTCTGATTTTTTAAATTGTAGGCAATTGTAGATAATAAATGTTCTGAATCTACAATCCTTGAGCCGGTATTCATTAACAAAAATCCCCCGGTACCAAAGGTGGCTTTGATCATACCTTCTGCAAAACAACACTGGCCAATTAATGCCGATTGCTGATCGCCGGCAACCCCGGTAATAGGAACTTCATAGCCGAGTATTTCTTTCTGGATAAAACCAAAATGAGCATCACTTGAGCATACTTCAGGCAAGACAGCAGGTGGAACCTGAAAGAGTTGCAATAGCTCTTCATCCCATGCCTCATCACGAATATTATACAGCATGGTTCTTGATGCGTTCGTGACATCCGTCAGATGTGATTTTCCACCCGTAAGACGCCAGATTAAAAAACTGTCAATGGTACCGAATGCAAGCAATCCTTTTTTCGCAAGATTTGAAGCTTCAGGACAATGTTGTAGAATCCACCTTAACTTAGTGGCGGAAAAATATGGATCCAGCAATAATCCTGTTTTTTGTCGAATACTATGTTTTTCATTAGCTATAGAAGAACAAAAATCCTCTGTTCTCCTGTCCTGCCATACAATGGCTGGTGTAAGACATTGTCCACTGCGCTTATCCCAAACTACGGTGGTTTCTCGCTGATTGGTGATTCCACAACAGAGAACACTTTTAGCGGGTAAATTTTCTGTTACTTCCTTAATGGCTTTTTGTGTTTGTTGCCATATTTCTTCCGGATCGTGTTCGACCCACCCTGTTTTTGGATAAAACTGGGTTACGGGATACTGTCTAATATCAACTTGCTCTCCTTCCGAATTAAAGATAATTACCCGTGTACTGCTTGTCCCTTGATCAATGGCAAGAATATAATTCATAGTTAACAATATTCCTGATAAAGTAATAAATAGATTCATTCTAAGCCTTTTATAATGGGATCACCATATTCGATATGGTATTTCTTCAAGCTTATGAGATTTTAGGTTAATCAATTGCTCAGGGAGGCAAATATGGAACCCCTCTATGATGTTGCAGTAATTGGGGGCGGTATTAATGGCTGCGGTTGTGCTGCTGATGCAGCTTTGCGTGGACTTTCTGTGTTTCTCTGTGAAAAGGGAGATATTGCCTCACAAACCTCATCCAAAAGTACTAAACTAATACATGGAGGTTTAAGATATCTGGAACAGTATAATTTTAAATTGGTAAAAAAAGCCTTAATAGAACGCCAAAAACTATTTGAGCTGGCTCCCTATCTTGTTCACCCTATACAACTGATGTTGCCTTATGAAAAATTTTTACGCCCTTCCTGGCTCATCCGCACAGGACTTTTTATTTATGATCATTTAAGTCAAAAAAACAATTTACCTAAAAGTCGTTCAATTCACCGAAAAAACCAGTCAGGATACTTCCAACCATTAAAAAATAGATTTTATAAGGGATTTCTCTTTTATGATGGAAGTACTAACGATTCAAGACTGACTTTAGTTAATGCTATTCAAGCTAAAGAGCATGGAGCGAGGATTTGTACTCATACAGAATTGATTCAGGCTAAAACAGAGAATAATCAATGGTATTTAACGTTAAAAGATCATCGCAGCGATAGTTTGATTAATATTCAGGCCAAAACAGTCATTAATGCTACAGGTCCCTGGATAGATTCGGTCAGCAAGCGATTAAATATTTCAGAAAACAAGCAAGTGGTATGGGTCAAAGGTAGTCACATCGTGGTTCCTCAATTGTATGAAGGAAATCATGCCTATTTTTTACAAAGTAAGGACAAACGCATTATTTTTACCATACCTTATTATGGCTACACTATGATTGGCACAACAGACATACAGTTTTCCGGTTCTTTGGATGATGTTGAAATATCTCCTTCTGAAGTAGCCTATTTATGTGACCTAAGCAATCAATATTTCAATAAAAGTATCAATAAAAACATGATCATTAACAGCTGGAGCGGTGTCCGGCCCCTGATAAAAGACAAAGAAAAGCAACTTCATACCATCAGCCGAGACTATCATTTTAATGTTCACGAGCAACCCGCACCAGCCATCACGATTTATGGAGGAAAGATCACAACCTATCGCAAACTTGCAGCTGAAGTCATTGATAAGCTGGATTCAGTGTTTCCTGACTTGCCAATATCTCAAACGGCAAACCATCCTCTACCAGGGGCAGAATTGAATGGAATGAGTTTTGAAGATTATGAATATTATGCGACTGAGCACTATTCATGGTTAGAACAAAAGTTGTTAAAACGCTATTTAGACAATTACGGGACGAGAGCAGAATATATTTTAAAACATTGCCAGTCCATGGATGATCTTGGCATCTATTTTGGCCACGGTCTCTATCAAGTCGAACTTGATTATCTCCTTCAACAGGAGTGGGCAACGAGCTGCGATGATATTCTCTGGCGGCGCACTAAGTTGGGTTTAGATTTTGATAGTGATAATAGTTTGAAACTTGAAAAATATATAAACTTATACCATTCAAATCTAAACAGCAAAATGCAAATTTTATTCTGATGAACCCTCTATATCACAGTAGCCCTATTTTAATTTATAAGGTTCGCGCTTTTCTGAAGTGCGAACATCACATGAACATGCCGTTTATTACAATTCCTCTCCAGACTCACCCTCCATTCCTTTTTTAAGCTTGCTCACGTCAGTATCAATAGCCTGTTGAACCAGATCTCTTAAAGCAGCTTCAGGCATCGCTCCTGATTCAGAGTAAATGAGAACACCGTCTTTCACTATCACTACATGAGGTATAGAGCGCACATGAAACTCCTCTGCAATCTCTGGTTCTTCTTCAATATTGATCTTGGCAAATTTTACATAGGGAAACCTGTCTGAAACTCTTACAAATATTGGAGAAAAATTTTTGCATGGACCACACCATTCAGCCCAAAAATCAATAACAGCAATTCCCTCTCCAAGTAATAAGTCAATACTGTCTTTTCCTAAATGATAAACGGGCATTATTTCTCCTTATCATATATATGATTTAATATCCTATCAAAAATCTCATCGACATCCCCTCTACCATCAACTTTATGGAATTGAGGCGCACCTTCCGATTGTTGATTAGCCCATGATTGATAATATTGTATTAGGGGTTCTGTTTGCTCATGATAAACTTTCAGGCGTTTGCGAACGGTGGATTCCTTATCATCATCACGTTGAATTAAAGGTTCATTAGTCACGTCATCCCGTCCTTCATGTACGGGTTTTTGATTTTCTATATGATATACACGCCCGGATGGCTGATGAATTCTGCGGCCACTCAAACGTCGAATGATTTCCTCATCATCTACATCTATTTCAATAACATGGTCGAGATATATTTTTTTATCTCTTAATGCTTCGGCCTGAGTGATTGTCCGTGGAAAACCATCAAATAAAAAACCAAGCTGGCAATCGGTCTGTTTCAGTCTCTCTTTGACTAAATCAATAATAATATCATCGGAAACCAATTTTCCCTCATCCATAACTTTTTTTGCACTTTTTCCAAGTTCCGTTCCTTCAGCAATGGCTGCGCGTAACATGTCTCCAGTGGATATCTGGGGAATATTAAAATATTGACTCAAGCGCTTGGCCTGAGTACCTTTTCCAGCACCTGGACCACCTAATAACATTAATCGCATTCATCACTCCTTAAACTTAAAACATGCCCTAGAGCATTTGAATGATTTAAAAATGAATAGTCTAAATTTGATTTAAAGATAACCAAATAAACTCATTAAAATCACCATGGAAATTGCTGTTCCCAAGAATTGATCCTGAAGCAGGAATTTTGAGGCAAAAATTGTACAAACTTAAGTCATATGACCGTTGACAATCCTACTATCTTGAGCCAAAACGTCAGGACAATAATCATACATTTACTTAAACCAGAATCTTCTGGATACCTTACAACTTGTCAGTTGTCTTTCATAAAACTGACTTTTTGCTTTCACTTTTCTTGCCACAGCAATCAACCATGGTTTTTTTAAATAGGTTTTACGTTGATAGCCCCCTATACCTTCATGATATGCCAAATAAAGCTTATAAGCATCATTTTTAGGGATACCTGTTCTCATATGAGCTTGATGGGCATACCATCCGATAAAATCGGCAGCGTCGCCAAAATCGTCCCGTGAGACCCAATAGCCACCCTCTGATTTCTTATACAGTTTCCACGTAGAGTGCAAGGCCTGAGAATAACCATAAGCAGTTGATGGCCTTTTCCAGGGGATGATCCACAAAAGTTTAGTACGCGGCGGTTTTGCCCTGCCATTAAATTTTGACTCCTGATGAATAATAGCCATCTGTACAGATACTGGAACTTTCCATCTTCTTTCAACAGCCCTCGTTTCCGCATGCCATTTAGGGTATTGAGCAAATATTTTACATATATTATTAACATCATTAGGTGGCGTTTTTACGCAGGCAGCCAGTTGCATACATACCAGAACCAGCAGAGTAATTTTTTGCATTTATTATAATCAGCAAATTCAGTTTCATTATTAGTACCAGAAAAATAAATAAAATAAAACTAATTACCCTATATTTCCCAGGACGAATTATATTTTGTCTTATTTACGCCATCCCTGCGCAAACAAACGTACATCCATCTTGCAAATGAATTGACGAATTCATAAAGAAATAGATTTTTGCCTGCCAGGAAACATGGAGTAAACGAGCATTTGAAATTCCAAAAAGCATTCAAAGAGCAAAAAAAGAAGCTGCGTTACATGATTTAATCAATACATGAGTTAATCAAATGGTATGAGCTTGACCTGTGAAGCGGGATGAGTTCATTTTAAATTTTAATCTTTTTATGATACTGTATCCGGCATTCCACACTGGCCTTTTTTGCTAAAAACTGAGTACTTTTGACATGTAAACTATGCTTTCTCTAAAGATTGACTCAGAAGCAGTATCATTCATTTTTCAGGAATATTGTATGTCCGTTCTGGTATTTGATATTGAAACCGTTCCAGATATTGTTACGGGTAAAAGAATATACGGCCTTGATGGCTTAGATGCTATAGACTGTTCCGAGGCTATGTTTGCTTTACGGAGAGAAAAAACAGGCACTGATTTTCTACCTCACTATCTACAGAAAATAGTGGCGATTTCTCTTGTCTTAAGCCACGGCTCAAACGTTAAGGTATGGTCATTAGGAACTGAGAACTCTGAAGAAAAAGAATTGATTTCTCGTTTTTTTTCAGGAATTGATAAGCATACCCCGATTTTAGTCAGTTGGAATGGCAGTGGTTTTGATTTACCTGTGCTTCATTATCGTGCTTTATTGCATGGAGTCACAGCCACAACCTACTGGGAAACAGGAGATAATCAACAAAATTTTCGCTGGAACAATTACTTAAGTAGATTCCACTATCGACACTTAGATCTTATGGATGTGTTGGCAGCTTATCAGCTCAAAGCTTTCGCTCCGCTGGATGAAGTAGCCACTATGTTGGGTTTCCCAGGCAAAATGGGAATGAGTGGTCATAAAGTATGGGAGCAGTACCTTGCAGGCAACTTGAAAGGTGTTCGTGATTACTGTGAAACCGATGTTTTAAACACCTACTGCATTTATCTGCGCTTTGAACTCATGAGAGGAAATTTAAGTCCTGCCGAATATGAAATATCAATAAATAGCTTAATCCATTACTTAAACCAGGAAACAGACAAAACGCATTTGCAGGAATTTGCAAAAAACATGAAAAAAATTGAGTCTAATTTGCATACATAAAATGAATTACCCATGTATGGAATTATCAATAATCTTCTTTTCATCCTGCATGCCGTCATCGCATTTTTAGTGCAAGTAAATGAGCATTTACATTCAAAATTACTCAGTTTTTAGCAAAGGAAGTGCGAAATACCGATTTCATAATGAAAATATGGCATTTAATATTTTTTTTCTGAAAACAGCCAAGGCAGGTAGCATCAAATATCCTCCCAATTGACGGCTCCATTGTAAAACCCGATTCATCCCTCCCATTCGCCATAAGAGAAAAACAACCGGCAATACCACGGTTATCAATAGTAACTGATTATTTTTTATAATATCCAACCAATATTGTCTATGTAATATAAACTGTTTTTGATGATAACGAATTCTATTTTCAGTTTCGGCTATGGCCTGTATTATCTCTTTCCTGGAGGTCATGAGTATTGCTTCCTTTAGTGTCAGCTAAAATTTGTCTTGTTTTTTCAAAACTCATTTTTTTCAGATTAAATTTCAAGTAACGAAGCAAAATAATAAAAAACAGGATATTTAATCCACAAACAGAGACTAGCGCTAAAAAAATACTATCGAACAGCTTTTCCAGCACATATCCCCCAAGCACCATAATGGAAATCCAGGTGCTTAAGAGGATCACTATTAATAAACACAGATTCAGCAACAACGGAAATACGCTTAATCCAGCAAGTCTTATTTCTAGTTTTATCAAGGAAAAAATTGCTTTAAATACTTCCAGTTTACTGGAAACAAGACCTGTTAATTCATCAATGGCTTTCATTCTTTCCTGAGAATTGCTGATACTAAAAATCCCACTCCTGCAGCAATGAGGACAGAGGCCAATGGGTTTTTCCTGACTTTATTTAATAAAACATCGGAATATTCTTTGGCTGCATCCTGGGCCTCATGAACTTTGTCTATACCATCTTCATAAAGTTCGTGAGCAAATTTTTTGCTCTCATTCATTAAATCACTGGCTGCTTGTTTAACATCAGCTCTGGCCTCTGCTGTAGAAGGGTTTTGTGTCGTCGCTTTCCTGTTCATATTGTCACTCCCTTTTATAATTTTATTCAGATATTAACTTCCCTTAATAAAGCGTAGTATATTATTTAATGATATATAAATTTTTTGAAATTTTTTTCGGAAAATCGATTCACACTATATATTTATTATTGATCCTGAAAAAGATTTATATAGCAATCATATATAATTCTAGCCATGTGACCCAACAAGATCAGGAATAAAAGCCAGGACGCAAAACAAAAAATGCAAATACCAATTGAATATATATTTATAGGATCATCCATCTTACTCATTCTAAGTGTTTTAGCCAATAAGGCTTCCGAAAGACTTGGGCTACCCTCATTATTACTTTTTCTCATCATTGGAATGGTAGCAGGTTCTGATGGACTTGGCGGTATTGAATTTGAAAATGCCTTATTGGCGCAGTCCGTGGGCATTGGTGCGCTTGTATCTATATTATTTTCAGGTGGTCTGGATACTGATTGGAACATTATTCGCCCCATAGTTAAAGAAGGGATCCTCTTATCAACTATTGGTGTTGTCTTGACTGCTTTTTTTATGGCAGGATTCACTTATTTCTTTACTCATTTCTCCTTCACTGAAAGTATGCTACTTGGTGCTATTGTTTCTTCCACTGATGCAGCAGCTGTTTTTTCCATTTTACGCTCGCGTAACGTCCGTTTAAAAAAGGAAGTACAGGCAATTATCGAACTTGAATCTGCAAGTAATGATCCAACAGCAGTATTGCTAACGATTGGTTTTATTCAGATCATTCTCATTCCAGCGACAGGTTTTGCCGATTTAAGCTGGTTATTTATGACACAGGTCACAATTGGCATTGCCTTTGGGTGGACAATGGGACATCTTATTCCTAAGGCTATTAATGGATTACATCTTGCTTATGCTGGTCTATATCCTGTGTTAACGGTAGCATTTGTACTGTTTACTTATGGTGTTACAGCAGCGTTGCACGGCAATGGTTTTATAGCGGTTTATCTGGCAGGATTAATCATGGGGCGCCACAAATTTCTTTATAAAAAAGAATTAACCTCATTTCATGACGGTTTAACCTGGCTAATGCAGATAATTATGTTCTTAACGTTAGGTTTGTTAGTGTTTCCTTCAAAACTGCTTGGGTTATTTAGCATAGATATCATCATTGCTTTTTTTCTTATTTTGATTGCAAGACCGCTCAGTGTGTTTATCGTTTTATCACACAGTAAATTTAATTATAAAGAATTATCCATGATTTCATGGGTAGGCTTGCGCGGAGCTGTGCCTATCATCCTCGCTACATTCCCTCTGGTTTCTGGTGTTCCTAAAGCTGATACCATATTCAACCATGTATTCTTTATTGTATTAACTTCTATATTGATTCAGGGAACGTTGGTTCCGTATGTTGCGCGATTTTTAAGGGTTGAAAAATAATGATGTAAAAATCTTTATTCTGCGCCAGTATTTTTAAATTAAATCAGTTTCCTTAAAACGATAGCATCTTCTTTTTTGTTGTTATCGTCCGAGTAATAATCTTTTTTTATTTCAAATTGTTCAAAACCCAGGCTTTTATATAAATTAAGCGCAACTAAATTGCTCGGTCTGACCTCAAGATGAGCAATCTCAATTCCCGAATGCTCTAAAGAATCAATAACGGAGTTCAATAATAATTTACCATAACCTTTGGATTGAAACGATTTAGCGATACAAAAGTTTAAAATATGGCATTGATTTAAATCGTAACGGCAAATAATATATCCAGCAATATTTTGATTTAATTCCAAAACTCGGCAGTCATAACCCACAAAAAGACAATCACTAAGAATGCTTCGACTCCACGGTGCTCGTTGTGTCGACGACTCTATTGTATAAACAGCGTCAATATCTTCCTTCTTCATTGGGCGAATTTTTACGCTCATAAGTTATCCCGTTCGCCATTCTCAATTCGATTATTTTAATTGTAAGACTATAAAATTAAAACAAAATTAAGGTGTTCGGTATAGATAACTGCTTTGAAGCACCCTTTCTTTAAGTATGGTGTTAAAAATGAAAGGATGTCTATTTTTAATGATACTCATATTACTCAGAACAGCATTTTTTAGCAGATTTGGAATTTCAAAGAGCAGTTAATGGAGTAAAAAGCATTTGAAATTGCAAAACGATGAAACTGAGTAACATGAGCTATTAACAAATATTCGTATCAATAGACTTTTATCACTGGCGAATATTCCCTCCGTGTCACTGCTTTTTCTTTTTAGGTAAATATAAATCCGTCACCGTTCCTTCAAAGACTTCAGCAGATAAACCAATGGTTTCAGATAACGTCGGATGAGGATGAATGGTTAAAGCAATGTCTTCAACATCACAACCCATTTCAATAGCCAAGGCTGTTTCAGAGATCAAATCACCTGCATTTACACCTACAATTCCAGCACCCAGAATACGATTTGTATCAGGATCAAACAATAATTTGGTTAATCCTTCTGCCCTTGCCACGCTTAGAGCTCGACCACTGGCCGCCCAAGGGAAACTGCCTTTTTCATATTTAATTCCTTTTTCTTTTGCTTCTTTTTCCGTTAACCCAGCCCAGGCCAGTTCTGGATCAGTATAGGCAACGCTCGCAATACATTGTGGTTCAAAATAATGTTTCTTCCCTGCAATGACTTCTGCCGCGACCCGACCTTCGGGAATGGCTTTATGAGCCAACATAGGCTGGCCAACCACATCGCCAATAGCGAAAATATGCTCTATATTAGTGCGCATTTGTTTATCAACCTTGATAAATCCGTGATCATCCACTTCAACGCCTGCCTTATCCGCTGCAATTTCACCACCATTAGGTTTTCTGCCCACAGAAACCAAAACTTGTTGATAGCAAACAGGCTTCTCTGTTTTATGCTCACCTTCCATGCTCACATAAATACCATCTTTCTTCGCTTCCATAGCTGTGACTTTAGTTTTAAGCAAAAATTTAACGCCCTTTTTCTCCATGTGTTTTTGCAAAATTTTAACCAGATCACCATCAGCGCCGGGAATTAACTGATCCATAAATTCAACCACAGTAACTTTAACACCCAGCGCACTGTATACGGTAGCCATTTCCATACCAATAATACCACCACCGAGCACTAAAAGATCGCCTTTAATATCATTAAGATCTAAAGCACCGGTTGAACTATAAATACGCTTGTCTTCGGGAATAAAAGGTAATTTAACCGATTCGCTTCCTACCGCTATAATGGCGTTCTCAAATTCAATTTCAACCGTCCCTTCTTTGCTTTCGACCTCCAATTGATGACTGCCACTAAATTTACCAACGCCTGTAACAATCTCTACCTTTCGTTGTTTGGCCAATGACTTTAAACCGCCGGTAAGTTTTCCTACCACGGAGTTTTTCCACTCAAGCAGCTTTTTTGTCTCTATTTTGGGCTTTCCGAAAGATATACCCTGTTCAGTCATCTCCCGGCTTTCATCCAAAACCTTAGCTACATGCAATAATGCCTTGGAAGGTATGCATCCCACATTGAGACAAACGCCTCCAATGGATTCATAACGTTCAACCAAAACAACTTTTTTTCCGAGATCTGCCGCACGAAATGCCGCAGTATATCCTCCTGGTCCGCTACCAAGAACGACCACATCAGTTTTAATCTTTTTACTCATTACAAAGCCTCATTATTAAACATTCTTTAGGTTTTGTTGAACTTTCCCCATAACAAATTCAACGGAGCCTGGTATTTAAACATAATTTAGAGCTGTCGCTAT contains:
- a CDS encoding DUF883 family protein encodes the protein MNRKATTQNPSTAEARADVKQAASDLMNESKKFAHELYEDGIDKVHEAQDAAKEYSDVLLNKVRKNPLASVLIAAGVGFLVSAILRKE
- a CDS encoding potassium/proton antiporter; amino-acid sequence: MQIPIEYIFIGSSILLILSVLANKASERLGLPSLLLFLIIGMVAGSDGLGGIEFENALLAQSVGIGALVSILFSGGLDTDWNIIRPIVKEGILLSTIGVVLTAFFMAGFTYFFTHFSFTESMLLGAIVSSTDAAAVFSILRSRNVRLKKEVQAIIELESASNDPTAVLLTIGFIQIILIPATGFADLSWLFMTQVTIGIAFGWTMGHLIPKAINGLHLAYAGLYPVLTVAFVLFTYGVTAALHGNGFIAVYLAGLIMGRHKFLYKKELTSFHDGLTWLMQIIMFLTLGLLVFPSKLLGLFSIDIIIAFFLILIARPLSVFIVLSHSKFNYKELSMISWVGLRGAVPIILATFPLVSGVPKADTIFNHVFFIVLTSILIQGTLVPYVARFLRVEK
- the rimI gene encoding ribosomal protein S18-alanine N-acetyltransferase, yielding MSVKIRPMKKEDIDAVYTIESSTQRAPWSRSILSDCLFVGYDCRVLELNQNIAGYIICRYDLNQCHILNFCIAKSFQSKGYGKLLLNSVIDSLEHSGIEIAHLEVRPSNLVALNLYKSLGFEQFEIKKDYYSDDNNKKEDAIVLRKLI
- the lpdA gene encoding dihydrolipoyl dehydrogenase → MSKKIKTDVVVLGSGPGGYTAAFRAADLGKKVVLVERYESIGGVCLNVGCIPSKALLHVAKVLDESREMTEQGISFGKPKIETKKLLEWKNSVVGKLTGGLKSLAKQRKVEIVTGVGKFSGSHQLEVESKEGTVEIEFENAIIAVGSESVKLPFIPEDKRIYSSTGALDLNDIKGDLLVLGGGIIGMEMATVYSALGVKVTVVEFMDQLIPGADGDLVKILQKHMEKKGVKFLLKTKVTAMEAKKDGIYVSMEGEHKTEKPVCYQQVLVSVGRKPNGGEIAADKAGVEVDDHGFIKVDKQMRTNIEHIFAIGDVVGQPMLAHKAIPEGRVAAEVIAGKKHYFEPQCIASVAYTDPELAWAGLTEKEAKEKGIKYEKGSFPWAASGRALSVARAEGLTKLLFDPDTNRILGAGIVGVNAGDLISETALAIEMGCDVEDIALTIHPHPTLSETIGLSAEVFEGTVTDLYLPKKKKQ